TGTTGGGCGAGCAGAATGGGTAGTTCTGGATTGGAATACTAATGCCATTAAGTTTTATGAGCGCAGCGGAGCAACAATACTTAAAGATTGGCATTTGGTACAAATGAACAAAGAGCAACTTAATAATTATACTACAAACTAACTGACTAAAAAAAATGAACATATTTAAATTTGGAGGCGCATCTGTTAAAGATGCCGAAGGCGTAAAAAATGTTGTTGAAGTTTTAAAAGTTACAGGTCATAAACAGAAAGTTGTAGTTGTTTCTGCTATGGGAAAAACCACCAATGCTTTAGAGCGTGTTATTTCTTGTTATTTTAATAAGGAATCACAGCTTTCTCAAGAAATTAATGACCTGGAAATGTATCATCAAGTTATATTAGACCAGTTATTTTCAAACAGAAGTCATGAAGTTTACTCAAAAGTAAGTGCCTTTTTCTCTGATTTAAAACGATTCTTAAAGCATAACAAATCACCAAAATATGATTTTGTTTATGATCAAGTTGTTGGTTATGGTGAGCTAATATCAACCACTATTATATCTAATTACCTACAAGATATAGGATTAGAAAACCAATGGCTAGATGTTAGGTCTTGTATACAAACAGACAGCACCTATAGGGACGCTAAGGTAAATTGGGAAACATCTCAGGAAGCTATACAAGCACAGGTAAACAAATCTTCTCTTACGATAACACAAGGATTTATAGGTGCAGATGATAACAACTACACAACAACACTGGGCAGAGAAGGTTCCGATTATACTGCAGGAATTTTCGCGTATTGTTTAAATGCTGAAAGTGTTACAATTTGGAAAGATGTTCAAGGTGTCTTAAATGGAGATCCTAGAGAGTTTGAAAATACTACATTATTAGAGCAAATCTCATATGAAGAAGCAATTGAATTGGCGTTTTATGGTGCCTCTGTAATACACCCAAAAACACTACAACCATTACAACGAAAGGAAATTCCATTATACGTAAAGTCTTTTTTAAACCCTACAACACAAGGCACAGCTGTTAGCAAAGGACAAACTTTAGTTCCACACACACCTTGCTTTATAGTAAAGAAAAATCAAGTATTAATTTCTTTATCATCATTAGATTTTAGTTTTATTGTTGAAGATAATATTAGTGAGATATTTAGCTTGTTTCATAAATATCAAATGAAGGTAGATTTAATTCAAAATTCTGCTATTAGTTTTTCAGTATGTGTAGATAACAAGTTTAGACAATTAAACAACCTTATAAATCACTTAAAAGCAAAGTTTAAGGTATCGTTTACAGAAGGTGTTTCACTATATACCATAAGACATTTTGACGATGTTGCAGTTAAACGCATAGAAGGGCAGTTTGATGTTTTACTAAAACAAGTTGCGACGGAAACTGTACAGCTCGTTGTAAAGGCTTAATAATTTGTAATTTTGCATTAACTAACACACTTTAATATGCCTATAGTCTCTGCTAATGAAATTGCTAAAGTGCTTAAACTAGACAAGCTTGGTTTGTTAGGTAATACTATAGGAAGTGTTTTATTAAAAGCCACTAAGCTTTCTAAGATTAATGCCATTTATGAGACCAGAAAGGATCTTAATGGTGTTCAGTTTATAGATTCTATTTTAAAAACCTTAGAAGTTGAATTTGATATTCCTGAAGAAGACCTTAAAAGAATTCCAAAAACTGGTGCTTTTATAACGGTTTCAAACCATCCTTTAGGAGGTATAGATGGTTTAATTTTAATGAAACTTTTACTTGCCAAGCGAGAAGATTATAGGATTATTGCAAACTTTCTTTTGCATAGGCTTGAGCCTGTAAAACCTTACATAATGCCTGTAAATCCTTTTGAGGATCATAAAGAAGCAAAGTCTAGCGTTGGCGGCTTAAAGGAAGCTTTATCTCATTTAAGAGATGGAAAGCCGTTGGGTATGTTTCCTGCCGGAGAGGTTTCAACCTATAAAGAAGATAGCGTAATTGCAGATAAACCTTGGGAACCTAGTGCTATGAAATTAGTTCAAAAAGCTAATGTTCCTATTATTCCTATTTATTTTAAAGCGAAAAATAGTGCACTTTTTTATAGATTATCTAAATTAAGTCCTACACTAAGAACTGCAAAGCTACCTGGTGAGATGTTGTCTCAAAAGCATCGAAAAATTCAAGTAAGGATTGGCCATCCTATTTCAGCAAAAGACCAACTAGAATATAAAACTCTTGAAGGTTTTACAGCTTACATTAGAAAAAGGACTTATTTGTTGGACAATTCATTTGACAAGAAGAATATTCTAGATCAGATTCCTAAACAAATTAAGAGAACTAAAGCTCCTAAGAAAATTGTTGGAGAGACTCCAGATGACTTAATGCAAAAAGAGGTAGAGTTCTGCAGAGCAAATGATAAACGTTTACTAGAAAGCAAAAACTACGAAGTATTTCTTGCAAAAAAAGAGATAATCCCAAACATTGTACAAGAAATAGGTAGACTGCGTGAAATAACTTTTAGAGCCATAGGCGAAGGCACTAACAAATCTATTGACACAGATAAATATGATGAGTATTATCACCATTTATTTTTATGGGATAATGACGCTCAAAAAGTTGCTGGTGCTTATAGAATGGGGCTTGGAAAAGAAATTTTCAGGGATTACGGTATTGAAGGTTTTTATATGAACGAGCTGTTTAGGTTTGAACCAGAAATAACCACACTTATAAGTGAGTCTATCGAAATGGGTCGAGCATTTATTATTGCAGAATATCAATTAAAACCAATGCCTTTATTTTTACTTTGGAAAGGTATAGTACATACCACTTTACGTTATCCTGAGCATAATTATCTAATTGGTGGCGTTAGCATAAGCAATAATTTCTCAAACTTTAGTAAGAGTTTAATGATTGAGTTTATGAAATCTCATTATTACGACCCTTATTTTGCACAGTTTGTACGGCCAAAAAAGGAATTCAAGGTAAAGCTTAAAGATGCAGATAAAGACTTTGTATTTGATGCTAGTGAAGCAGACCTAAACAAGTTTGATAAAATTATAGATGAAATTGAACCTGGAAACAATCGATTACCTGTACTTTTAAAAAAATATATAAAACAAAATGCAAGATTGCTATCGTTTAATGTAGATCCTTTATTTAATAATTCTGTTGATGGACTAATGTATATTAAAATTGCAGACCTTCCTGAAAGTACTGTTAAACCTGTCATGGAGGAATTTCAAGCAGAGATGGAAAAAAAATATGCTATTTATAAAGCAGAAGAAAACAAGTAATTACTTACTAAATTAATTCTCTGTTTTTGAAACATATAAATAAAAAACAATAATTTAATCTAGTGTTTTTTAAGATACTTCATTAAATTGTATATTTTAGTTGCGAATTTTTATCGCTTACAGCAAGTATTGTTTATGAGTCCCCAAACTATTAAAACATTATTAAGCTTAACCACACTGCTTTGCTCTGCCATAGCGGCAAGACCTAATGATGGACCACCGCCACCTAATTCTTTAACACCTTTTCCAGGTTTACCTGTACCAATTGATACTAACATTGGCATAGCATTAGCATTGGGCGTATTAGCTGGTATTTATTTTATCTTAAGACAAAGACGTATTTCCAAGTAATCGTTTTACATATTTACCAATTACATCAAACTCTAAGTTTACAACATCTCCTTTTTGTAATTGTTTAAACGTTGTGTGCTCATAGGTATAGGGAATAATAGCAACACTAAATGTATTTATCTCAGAATCCACAACTGTAAGGCTTACTCCATTAATAGTTATAGATCCTTTCTCTATAGTCACATTGTTTAGTGCTGGATCATATTTAAATCTGTACTCCCAACTCCCATCTTTCT
This region of Croceibacter atlanticus HTCC2559 genomic DNA includes:
- a CDS encoding aspartate kinase; the encoded protein is MNIFKFGGASVKDAEGVKNVVEVLKVTGHKQKVVVVSAMGKTTNALERVISCYFNKESQLSQEINDLEMYHQVILDQLFSNRSHEVYSKVSAFFSDLKRFLKHNKSPKYDFVYDQVVGYGELISTTIISNYLQDIGLENQWLDVRSCIQTDSTYRDAKVNWETSQEAIQAQVNKSSLTITQGFIGADDNNYTTTLGREGSDYTAGIFAYCLNAESVTIWKDVQGVLNGDPREFENTTLLEQISYEEAIELAFYGASVIHPKTLQPLQRKEIPLYVKSFLNPTTQGTAVSKGQTLVPHTPCFIVKKNQVLISLSSLDFSFIVEDNISEIFSLFHKYQMKVDLIQNSAISFSVCVDNKFRQLNNLINHLKAKFKVSFTEGVSLYTIRHFDDVAVKRIEGQFDVLLKQVATETVQLVVKA
- a CDS encoding GNAT family N-acyltransferase: MPIVSANEIAKVLKLDKLGLLGNTIGSVLLKATKLSKINAIYETRKDLNGVQFIDSILKTLEVEFDIPEEDLKRIPKTGAFITVSNHPLGGIDGLILMKLLLAKREDYRIIANFLLHRLEPVKPYIMPVNPFEDHKEAKSSVGGLKEALSHLRDGKPLGMFPAGEVSTYKEDSVIADKPWEPSAMKLVQKANVPIIPIYFKAKNSALFYRLSKLSPTLRTAKLPGEMLSQKHRKIQVRIGHPISAKDQLEYKTLEGFTAYIRKRTYLLDNSFDKKNILDQIPKQIKRTKAPKKIVGETPDDLMQKEVEFCRANDKRLLESKNYEVFLAKKEIIPNIVQEIGRLREITFRAIGEGTNKSIDTDKYDEYYHHLFLWDNDAQKVAGAYRMGLGKEIFRDYGIEGFYMNELFRFEPEITTLISESIEMGRAFIIAEYQLKPMPLFLLWKGIVHTTLRYPEHNYLIGGVSISNNFSNFSKSLMIEFMKSHYYDPYFAQFVRPKKEFKVKLKDADKDFVFDASEADLNKFDKIIDEIEPGNNRLPVLLKKYIKQNARLLSFNVDPLFNNSVDGLMYIKIADLPESTVKPVMEEFQAEMEKKYAIYKAEENK